The following proteins are encoded in a genomic region of Terriglobia bacterium:
- a CDS encoding aminotransferase class I/II-fold pyridoxal phosphate-dependent enzyme: MPDSIIDMRSDTVTRPTPEMRAAMAAAEVGDDVYLEDPTVNRLQEHAAAILGKEAALFVPSGTMGNQIAVRLHTSPGQEVITEKQGHIFNYELAAMAAVSGVLARPVSAPCGILSWDLIRGAIAPKIYYRAPTGLITLENTHNMAGGTVYDTEQIDDICRKSHEMGLPVHLDGARVFNAAAALKTDVATITRSCDSVMFCLSKGLAAPVGSMLVGSWDFIEKARRIRKMLGGGMRQVGVLAAAGLIALEKMPARLPEDHANAKLLAELLCEIPNLDVHPEQVRTNIVVVGITRTGLDSSGVSDLLKRKGVLVGTVDETALRLLTHLDVNRDQMYQAAGVFKDVLAR; encoded by the coding sequence ATGCCAGACTCGATCATCGATATGCGGAGTGACACTGTAACCAGGCCGACGCCGGAAATGCGCGCCGCGATGGCCGCCGCCGAAGTGGGGGACGACGTCTATCTGGAAGATCCCACCGTCAATCGCTTGCAGGAGCACGCCGCGGCGATCCTGGGCAAGGAAGCAGCCTTGTTCGTTCCCAGCGGAACCATGGGGAATCAAATCGCGGTCCGGCTGCATACAAGCCCGGGGCAGGAAGTGATCACGGAAAAGCAGGGTCACATTTTTAATTACGAGCTGGCGGCCATGGCAGCCGTCAGCGGCGTGCTGGCGCGCCCGGTGTCGGCCCCTTGCGGAATTCTCAGCTGGGATCTGATCCGGGGCGCGATCGCGCCGAAAATCTACTACCGCGCGCCCACAGGACTCATCACCCTTGAAAACACGCACAACATGGCCGGTGGAACCGTCTACGATACAGAGCAGATCGACGATATTTGCCGGAAGTCCCATGAAATGGGGCTGCCGGTGCACCTGGACGGCGCGCGCGTATTTAACGCCGCCGCCGCGCTCAAGACGGATGTGGCTACCATCACCCGCTCGTGCGACTCGGTCATGTTCTGCCTGTCCAAGGGACTCGCCGCCCCGGTCGGTTCCATGCTCGTCGGTTCGTGGGACTTCATCGAGAAGGCACGGCGCATTCGCAAGATGTTGGGTGGCGGCATGCGGCAGGTGGGGGTGCTGGCAGCGGCCGGATTGATTGCCCTGGAAAAAATGCCGGCCCGGCTTCCCGAAGATCACGCTAACGCAAAACTGCTGGCGGAACTTCTCTGCGAAATCCCGAACCTCGATGTTCATCCCGAGCAGGTGCGCACCAACATAGTGGTGGTCGGCATTACACGCACCGGGCTTGACAGCAGCGGTGTCTCGGACCTGCTCAAGCGCAAAGGAGTTCTGGTGGGAACGGTCGATGAGACTGCCTTGCGGCTGCTCACGCATCTGGATGTAAACCGGGATCAGATGTATCAGGCGGCCGGTGTTTTCAAAGATGTTCTGGCGAGGTGA
- the mce gene encoding methylmalonyl-CoA epimerase: MFQKVDHVAIAVRSLESALQVYTEELGFGDWSIEEIPDQKTRVALLPIGECRIELLEATAPDSPVAVFIARRGEGLHHICFQVENLAEELRKLKASGVRLIDSNPRFGAGGRLIAFIHPSSATGVLIELSQPGMSTTVHSPSE, translated from the coding sequence TTGTTTCAAAAAGTCGATCATGTCGCGATCGCGGTGCGCTCCCTGGAGTCTGCGCTGCAAGTCTACACTGAGGAGCTTGGATTTGGCGACTGGAGCATCGAGGAAATTCCGGACCAGAAAACCCGGGTGGCCCTGCTTCCGATTGGGGAATGCCGTATCGAGTTGCTCGAAGCCACGGCGCCGGATTCGCCCGTAGCGGTTTTCATCGCCAGAAGGGGAGAGGGCCTGCACCACATCTGCTTCCAGGTGGAAAACCTGGCCGAGGAGTTGCGGAAACTCAAGGCTTCAGGTGTGCGCCTTATCGACTCGAATCCCAGGTTCGGTGCCGGGGGGCGTTTGATCGCTTTCATTCATCCGTCGAGTGCCACGGGCGTACTGATCGAACTGTCTCAACCCGGCATGTCGACCACTGTACACTCACCTTCAGAATAG
- the mtnP gene encoding S-methyl-5'-thioadenosine phosphorylase → MEQVKIGIIGGSGLYDMVELTDRREVGVPTPFGPPSDNFIVGRLAGRKVAFLARHGRGHRLLPSELNFRANLYAMKLLGIERILSASAVGSLKENLAPLDILLPDQFIDRTRGRISTFFGNGIAAHVTFANPICPDLFEQVHRAAGKAGIRAVKGGTYVCMEGPAFSTRAESHLYRSWGCDVIGMTNLQEAKLAREAEICYVTLALITDYDCWHESHESVTVDMIVANLVQNSRNAQAIIVQTVRDLTDVRNCGCGEALKNAIITDKSLIPVETRKKLEPIVGKYMK, encoded by the coding sequence ATGGAACAAGTCAAGATTGGTATTATCGGAGGAAGCGGCCTGTACGATATGGTCGAGCTGACGGACCGCAGGGAAGTCGGGGTCCCGACACCGTTCGGCCCTCCTTCGGACAATTTCATCGTCGGCCGGCTCGCAGGCAGGAAAGTGGCTTTTCTCGCCCGCCACGGCCGAGGGCATCGGTTGCTCCCGTCGGAGCTCAATTTCCGAGCCAACCTTTACGCGATGAAACTACTCGGCATCGAGCGCATTCTCTCTGCCAGCGCAGTCGGATCTCTCAAGGAAAACCTGGCACCGCTCGACATCCTGCTGCCCGACCAGTTCATCGACCGCACGCGCGGGAGGATTTCCACGTTTTTCGGCAACGGGATCGCGGCCCATGTGACCTTTGCCAATCCCATCTGTCCCGACTTGTTCGAACAGGTGCATCGTGCGGCAGGCAAGGCAGGAATCCGCGCCGTCAAGGGTGGAACGTACGTCTGCATGGAAGGTCCGGCATTTTCGACCAGAGCGGAATCGCATCTTTACCGCAGTTGGGGGTGCGATGTCATCGGCATGACCAATCTCCAGGAGGCAAAGCTGGCCCGGGAGGCTGAGATCTGCTACGTCACCCTGGCGCTCATCACCGACTACGATTGCTGGCACGAGTCGCACGAGTCGGTCACCGTCGATATGATTGTAGCCAACCTCGTTCAGAACAGCCGCAACGCTCAAGCCATCATTGTGCAGACGGTTCGAGACCTGACTGATGTTCGCAACTGCGGTTGCGGAGAGGCGCTGAAGAACGCAATCATTACCGACAAGTCGCTGATCCCCGTAGAAACGAGGAAGAAGCTGGAGCCCATCGTCGGGAAATATATGAAGTGA
- a CDS encoding sugar kinase: MGILAVGSVALDSVRTPFGQEQEVLGGSATYFSIAASYFADVSVVAVVGEDFPPHHISSLQKLGIDTSGLERKPGKTFRWKGEYGFDLNTAKTLDTQLNVFADFSPNLLGEQRKLEFLFLGNIDPDLQRNVLGQMEQPRLIACDTMNYWIENKPDSLRKILAQVDILLINDAETRQLAREANLVRAARIILGWGPKTLVIKRGEFGALMIDSKSAFGAPAFPLEEVIDPTGAGDSFAGGFFGYLAATRSRDQAALRQAVVFGSVMASFNVSEFGPRRLAALTYAEIEARFREFRELTHFEDI, translated from the coding sequence ATGGGTATTCTCGCAGTGGGTTCGGTAGCGCTCGATTCTGTGCGGACGCCCTTTGGACAGGAGCAGGAGGTCCTGGGAGGTTCTGCCACTTATTTCAGCATCGCCGCAAGCTATTTTGCGGATGTAAGTGTTGTAGCGGTCGTAGGCGAAGATTTTCCCCCGCATCACATTTCCTCCCTGCAGAAACTGGGGATCGACACCTCGGGGCTCGAGAGAAAGCCAGGCAAGACATTTCGCTGGAAGGGGGAGTACGGCTTCGATCTTAACACGGCCAAGACGTTGGACACCCAGCTCAATGTCTTCGCAGACTTCTCGCCCAATCTTCTCGGAGAACAGCGAAAGCTCGAGTTCCTCTTTCTCGGTAACATTGATCCGGACCTCCAGCGCAACGTGCTCGGGCAGATGGAGCAGCCCAGGCTGATCGCCTGCGACACCATGAATTACTGGATCGAGAACAAACCCGATTCCTTGCGCAAGATCCTGGCTCAGGTCGACATACTGCTCATCAACGATGCCGAAACCCGGCAACTGGCTCGAGAGGCCAACCTGGTGCGGGCCGCCAGGATCATCCTCGGGTGGGGACCTAAGACGCTGGTCATCAAGCGCGGAGAATTTGGCGCCTTGATGATCGACAGCAAGTCAGCGTTCGGAGCACCGGCATTTCCGCTCGAAGAGGTGATCGACCCGACGGGCGCCGGGGATTCCTTCGCCGGAGGATTCTTCGGTTACCTGGCTGCGACGCGGTCGCGCGATCAGGCAGCGCTGCGGCAGGCTGTCGTTTTCGGATCCGTTATGGCATCCTTTAATGTCAGCGAATTCGGCCCGCGTCGGCTGGCGGCTCTTACTTATGCGGAGATCGAAGCCCGCTTCCGCGAATTCCGCGAGCTCACTCATTTTGAGGACATATGA
- the meaB gene encoding methylmalonyl Co-A mutase-associated GTPase MeaB has translation MKMVENVLAGDFRSIARLITLVENGAAEAVPYLRALFPHTGRCLSIGVTGAPGVGKSTLVDRLAGFYRHQEKKVGIIAVDPTSPFTGGAILGDRIRMQSRSLDTGTFIRSMATRGSLGGLSRATADALLILDAAGFEVVMIETVGVGQDEVEVARTAQMTLVLLVPGMGDDVQTMKAGIMEIGDIFIINKSDHAGVERTETELNALLAISNRPDGWKPAVVKTVASEGMGIEECIRAIESWDQRQKGSHLQHERALQLQKERLMDIVRSEIQRSLLRDRRTAERLDQLARLLDERKIDPYSAAEQLLAQLPGSMSGRKDL, from the coding sequence ATGAAAATGGTTGAGAACGTCCTTGCCGGCGATTTTCGCTCCATTGCCCGTCTGATTACGCTCGTGGAGAATGGTGCGGCGGAAGCTGTGCCGTATCTGCGCGCCCTTTTCCCGCACACGGGCCGGTGTCTCTCGATCGGCGTTACCGGAGCTCCGGGCGTGGGCAAGAGCACGCTTGTCGACAGGCTCGCAGGCTTTTACCGTCACCAGGAAAAGAAGGTCGGCATCATCGCCGTGGACCCAACCAGCCCGTTCACCGGAGGGGCGATTCTGGGCGACCGAATCCGCATGCAATCGCGGTCCCTCGACACGGGAACCTTCATCCGCAGCATGGCAACACGCGGAAGCCTGGGCGGCTTGTCACGCGCAACGGCGGACGCGCTGCTGATCCTGGACGCGGCCGGTTTTGAGGTCGTGATGATTGAGACCGTCGGCGTCGGCCAGGATGAGGTCGAAGTCGCCCGTACGGCTCAGATGACGCTGGTCCTGCTTGTGCCGGGCATGGGAGACGACGTCCAGACCATGAAGGCGGGCATTATGGAGATCGGCGACATTTTCATCATCAATAAGTCGGATCACGCCGGCGTCGAGCGTACCGAAACGGAACTGAATGCATTGCTTGCCATCTCGAACAGGCCGGATGGCTGGAAACCCGCGGTGGTGAAAACGGTGGCATCGGAAGGGATGGGGATTGAGGAGTGCATCCGGGCAATCGAGTCATGGGACCAACGTCAGAAGGGCTCGCACTTGCAGCACGAGAGAGCGCTCCAGCTCCAGAAAGAGCGCCTCATGGATATAGTGCGATCCGAGATTCAGCGCAGCCTGCTGCGTGATCGCCGTACCGCCGAAAGGCTCGATCAACTCGCGCGCCTGCTGGACGAGCGCAAGATCGATCCCTATTCTGCTGCGGAGCAACTGCTGGCGCAATTGCCCGGTTCAATGTCAGGCCGCAAAGACCTCTGA
- a CDS encoding isochorismatase family protein, which produces MKAIFFMDVDTQRDLMLSDGCMHVPGAERLIPKLRRLFDFAKTNAVSIISSVTVRDPHDPEFATSPPYCVRGTDGQRKIDDTLLRHPLVLENKPVDRSFADLVRKHQQIIVEKQEFDVFSNPAVEKLLRVLPPHAILFGVPTESAVKLAALGLRRLGIKTALIQNATLALEPRQAAGSEAAMRSAGVEFIALEILLSALTEG; this is translated from the coding sequence ATGAAAGCGATCTTCTTTATGGATGTAGACACGCAGCGGGATTTGATGCTCTCCGACGGCTGCATGCATGTGCCCGGAGCAGAGCGGCTGATTCCCAAGCTGCGCCGGCTCTTCGATTTTGCAAAGACCAACGCCGTGAGCATCATTTCCTCAGTGACTGTCCGTGATCCTCATGATCCAGAATTTGCCACATCCCCGCCCTATTGTGTTCGCGGGACCGACGGCCAGCGCAAGATTGACGACACGCTTCTGCGCCATCCGCTCGTCCTTGAAAATAAGCCCGTGGATCGCAGCTTTGCGGACCTGGTGCGCAAACATCAACAGATCATTGTCGAGAAGCAGGAGTTTGATGTTTTCAGCAACCCTGCAGTCGAGAAACTGCTGCGGGTGCTGCCGCCGCACGCGATCCTTTTTGGTGTACCCACCGAGTCTGCGGTCAAACTGGCGGCGCTCGGGTTGCGTCGCCTGGGCATCAAAACGGCCCTGATTCAGAATGCCACCCTGGCGCTCGAACCACGACAGGCTGCCGGATCGGAGGCCGCGATGCGCAGTGCCGGCGTTGAGTTCATCGCGCTGGAGATTCTGCTGAGTGCGCTGACCGAGGGATGA
- a CDS encoding tetratricopeptide repeat protein — translation MTAACWFAMEKAVPYPAASLARRLVTALLLSGLVSAAALGQNQQVPTTKDIKAYQEAMGWFKKAEAMIGTPKENSDEQADLFRKAISIKPDLVEARFDLGLIYITQKKPKEAAAEFEVIRKITPDFEANGENIYQLLAMVYREAGQNDDAIAVLKAGVQKQPKDLRMLKALAYLQIHGTDDTTAIPALEAIVEVDPKDADARLNLGILYQKQNRLDDAARSYRSSLALNPADFNSHYNLALALLRQNKYAEAAEELQAADRLSPGNGELLERLGDALSSEDQLAKAAEAYQAAVAKVPDRAVLLSKLAFTLAKLKRVPEAVAVLEKSVRLDPRSPEAFYLLGDLYSELQKYEDSVLAYNRSLKLDPKQKDVHYNLGTLYAESKHYKEARAELQAAIDLDPDYAAAWSNLAVVCEKLELDKEAIDANEKVITLGKAQAATYFRLGILYAKANSPDPAIANLAKAIQLEPDKYRQILREELKNVHSVLDCVRYKDAFIGLIKDSGR, via the coding sequence ATGACCGCTGCCTGCTGGTTTGCTATGGAAAAAGCTGTGCCGTATCCGGCGGCTTCACTCGCCCGGCGCCTGGTCACGGCGCTACTTTTGTCTGGCCTCGTTTCGGCCGCAGCCCTCGGCCAGAACCAGCAGGTGCCTACCACAAAGGACATAAAGGCTTACCAGGAGGCGATGGGCTGGTTTAAAAAAGCCGAGGCCATGATCGGAACTCCCAAGGAAAACAGCGACGAGCAGGCCGACCTTTTCCGCAAAGCAATTTCGATAAAGCCGGACCTCGTCGAGGCTCGTTTCGATCTCGGCCTTATTTATATAACCCAAAAAAAGCCAAAGGAAGCCGCCGCGGAATTTGAAGTGATCCGCAAAATCACTCCAGACTTTGAAGCAAACGGCGAGAATATCTACCAGCTTCTGGCCATGGTTTATCGCGAAGCCGGGCAAAACGACGATGCCATTGCGGTTTTAAAGGCAGGAGTGCAAAAGCAGCCCAAAGACCTGCGCATGCTTAAGGCCCTGGCATATCTCCAGATACACGGGACCGATGATACCACCGCCATTCCGGCCCTGGAGGCCATCGTTGAGGTCGATCCTAAAGACGCGGATGCGCGCCTGAATCTCGGGATCCTGTACCAGAAGCAAAACCGGCTGGACGACGCTGCCCGGAGTTACCGTTCCTCATTGGCGCTGAACCCTGCAGATTTCAATTCCCACTACAACCTCGCCCTGGCCTTGTTGCGCCAAAACAAGTACGCGGAGGCTGCAGAGGAACTGCAGGCAGCTGACAGGCTCTCACCAGGGAATGGCGAGCTGTTGGAGCGGCTGGGAGATGCTCTCTCTTCCGAGGACCAGCTCGCCAAGGCGGCGGAAGCGTATCAGGCGGCGGTCGCCAAGGTGCCGGACCGGGCGGTGCTGCTTTCCAAGCTCGCCTTCACGCTGGCGAAGCTGAAACGGGTGCCTGAGGCCGTCGCCGTATTGGAAAAATCGGTCCGTCTGGACCCTCGCAGCCCTGAGGCTTTCTATTTGCTGGGGGATCTATACTCGGAGCTGCAGAAATATGAAGACAGCGTTCTCGCTTACAACCGCTCGCTCAAACTCGATCCCAAGCAGAAGGACGTACACTACAACCTGGGAACACTCTACGCAGAAAGCAAGCACTACAAGGAAGCGCGCGCGGAACTGCAGGCTGCGATAGACCTCGATCCCGATTATGCGGCGGCATGGTCCAACCTCGCCGTCGTCTGCGAGAAACTCGAACTCGACAAGGAAGCGATTGACGCAAACGAAAAGGTCATTACCCTCGGCAAGGCGCAGGCGGCAACCTATTTTCGCTTAGGCATACTCTACGCGAAAGCCAACTCGCCGGACCCGGCCATCGCCAATTTAGCCAAGGCAATCCAGCTCGAGCCGGACAAGTACCGACAGATTCTGCGTGAGGAGCTGAAGAACGTGCACTCCGTGCTCGACTGCGTGCGCTATAAGGATGCCTTCATTGGGCTCATCAAAGATTCTGGACGCTAG
- the radC gene encoding DNA repair protein RadC, protein MDETTVSCADQVLEQQVTAHADREETLTLLSAILGHGRNSAAAEASSRRLLRHFGTPAALTMASMEEIRHGGKVSTRQAVALRAALSLGRQLCSAPLKAGQRFSNSRDLFLRYRAQFFAATREYFVSLHLNSKNQLIREVLVSVGSLSTSVVHPREVFSAAVRDSTAALIFLHNHPSGDPAPSREDRECTQRLSRAGKILGIRVLDHIILGHDDYFSFADAGQLQDSIE, encoded by the coding sequence TTGGACGAAACAACGGTGTCCTGCGCAGACCAGGTGCTGGAGCAGCAAGTGACTGCGCATGCGGATCGGGAGGAAACTCTGACGCTCCTTTCTGCCATCCTGGGTCACGGACGCAACAGCGCCGCCGCCGAGGCATCATCGCGAAGGCTTTTGCGGCACTTCGGCACCCCCGCCGCCTTGACAATGGCTTCCATGGAAGAAATCCGCCACGGCGGGAAGGTGTCCACGCGGCAGGCAGTGGCTCTCAGGGCTGCGCTTTCGCTGGGGCGGCAGTTGTGCTCCGCGCCCTTGAAGGCGGGGCAGCGTTTCTCAAACAGCCGGGATCTGTTTCTTCGTTATCGGGCGCAATTCTTTGCGGCAACACGGGAGTATTTCGTGTCGTTGCACCTCAATTCCAAAAACCAGTTGATTCGTGAGGTCCTGGTCTCGGTCGGGAGCCTGAGCACATCCGTGGTGCACCCGCGGGAGGTCTTTTCGGCCGCGGTCCGCGACAGCACCGCCGCCCTGATATTCCTGCACAACCATCCCTCCGGCGACCCTGCCCCCAGCCGGGAGGACCGGGAATGCACCCAGCGTTTATCTCGCGCCGGAAAGATCCTGGGGATTCGCGTCCTGGATCACATCATTCTGGGACACGACGATTACTTCAGCTTTGCCGACGCCGGCCAGCTTCAGGATTCCATCGAGTAA
- the hemW gene encoding radical SAM family heme chaperone HemW encodes MSTGIYIHIPFCVSKCSYCCFVSRPWDELLAQRYWRAVVRELEAFGKSCASNCAVDTVYFGGGTPSLLPAGYVAGILGTCRSIFDVSPECEFSLEANPGTLTAEKLGCYRSLGINRISIGAQSFSDQELAAIGRIHKAGQIGKSCALLKACGFHNLNLDLIIGLPGQTEIQWRASLERAVALAPSHLSLYMLELDPKVPLYDSVAAGRTWMPDEDTVADRYLWAIDFLESRGYPQYEISNFALPGCECRHNLKYWRREPVLAFGVAAHSHDGVARYANVADLSDYLSAVEGGQSPVQWREPADPARDLEETIFLGLRLRRGLDWARVRRNFRTEQLAMCEATLRDMAGAGLLEWHDTVVRLTRRGMLLSNEVFQKFVGERSPHEG; translated from the coding sequence ATGAGCACCGGCATCTACATCCATATCCCGTTCTGCGTGTCAAAATGCAGCTATTGCTGCTTCGTTTCCAGGCCATGGGATGAGCTGCTTGCCCAGAGGTACTGGCGCGCGGTGGTGCGTGAGTTGGAGGCTTTCGGCAAAAGCTGTGCGTCAAATTGTGCGGTCGACACCGTCTACTTCGGCGGTGGCACGCCAAGCCTTCTGCCTGCGGGATACGTTGCCGGCATCCTGGGGACCTGCCGCAGTATTTTCGATGTCTCGCCGGAATGCGAATTCTCGCTGGAGGCGAACCCCGGCACGCTGACCGCAGAAAAGCTGGGCTGCTACCGTTCGCTGGGCATAAATCGCATCTCCATAGGAGCCCAGAGTTTCTCCGATCAGGAACTCGCCGCCATCGGTCGCATTCACAAGGCCGGACAGATCGGCAAGTCCTGCGCGCTTCTGAAAGCCTGCGGATTTCATAATCTGAATCTCGATCTTATCATCGGCTTGCCTGGGCAAACGGAGATCCAATGGCGGGCCAGCCTGGAGCGTGCGGTCGCGCTGGCGCCGTCCCATCTCTCCCTTTACATGCTGGAACTGGATCCGAAGGTGCCTCTCTATGACTCCGTGGCCGCGGGCCGCACCTGGATGCCGGACGAGGACACGGTCGCCGACCGGTATCTGTGGGCCATCGATTTCCTCGAGAGCCGGGGATACCCTCAATACGAGATCAGCAATTTTGCCCTCCCGGGTTGCGAATGCCGGCACAATCTGAAATACTGGCGCCGCGAACCGGTTCTGGCTTTTGGGGTGGCGGCGCACTCACATGACGGGGTGGCACGATATGCCAATGTGGCCGACCTGAGCGACTATCTGAGCGCCGTCGAGGGAGGACAATCACCCGTGCAGTGGCGTGAGCCGGCAGACCCGGCCCGAGATCTGGAGGAAACGATCTTTCTGGGCTTGCGTCTGAGACGTGGATTGGATTGGGCTCGAGTGCGCCGCAACTTCAGGACGGAACAGCTGGCAATGTGCGAAGCCACTTTGAGGGATATGGCGGGTGCAGGATTGCTGGAGTGGCACGACACGGTTGTGCGGCTGACACGCCGCGGCATGCTCTTGTCCAACGAAGTCTTCCAGAAGTTTGTGGGGGAACGGAGTCCGCATGAAGGCTAG
- a CDS encoding lysophospholipid acyltransferase family protein has translation MESYLVYLMSRFALSAVRILPRSAAISLLDALASLTYGLDAVHRRVARVNLTIAFPELSAREHDRIARRSFQHTARNLLEVSRMPGLTHEKIFNLVQYDPHFGLNNFEKARALGKGILYLTGHFSAWELLPTAHALHGYPLSFVTRPLDNLPLEAYLFKIRQLAGNHVIYKRNSARQILEKLKAGGAVGILMDQNTSLNEGVLADIFGLPAATSTSIALLALRTEAAVLPGYLSPKPSGGYIIKFLPPVELIRTGDTNRDILANTRVFNRIIEGIIREQPETWLWGHRRWRNQLEGTPDLYSLSPADLRAFLSRNAKRTQ, from the coding sequence TTGGAATCCTATCTGGTATACCTGATGTCCCGCTTCGCGCTCAGCGCGGTCCGGATCCTGCCCCGTTCAGCCGCGATCTCTCTTTTGGATGCACTCGCTTCTTTGACCTATGGCCTCGATGCCGTGCACCGGCGCGTAGCACGTGTTAACTTGACGATTGCATTCCCCGAGTTGTCTGCGCGCGAGCATGACAGGATAGCCCGCCGAAGCTTCCAGCACACGGCGCGGAATCTTCTCGAAGTCAGCCGCATGCCTGGGCTTACCCACGAGAAAATCTTCAACCTCGTCCAGTATGATCCTCACTTCGGCCTGAACAATTTTGAGAAGGCGCGTGCCCTGGGAAAAGGAATACTCTACCTGACAGGGCACTTCAGCGCATGGGAATTGCTTCCCACCGCCCACGCCCTGCACGGGTACCCTCTGAGCTTCGTGACCCGGCCGCTCGACAACCTACCCCTGGAGGCATACCTATTCAAGATCAGGCAGTTGGCCGGCAATCACGTGATTTACAAGAGGAACTCAGCACGACAGATTCTGGAAAAGCTTAAAGCGGGAGGGGCCGTGGGCATCCTGATGGATCAGAATACAAGCCTGAATGAGGGGGTTCTGGCGGACATTTTCGGTCTTCCTGCCGCCACCTCGACCAGTATCGCACTGCTGGCGCTGCGGACGGAGGCCGCAGTCTTGCCGGGCTATCTCTCCCCGAAGCCTTCCGGAGGCTATATCATCAAGTTTCTTCCGCCCGTCGAGCTGATTCGTACCGGAGATACCAACCGCGACATATTAGCCAATACCCGGGTGTTCAACCGGATCATCGAAGGCATTATCCGCGAACAGCCCGAAACCTGGCTCTGGGGACATAGGCGCTGGAGAAACCAGCTGGAGGGAACCCCCGATTTGTACAGCCTATCACCTGCCGATCTGCGCGCATTTTTGAGCAGAAATGCCAAAAGAACCCAATAA
- a CDS encoding acyl-CoA dehydrogenase → MTTDLKEETEILRQSIRDFAESEIAPHVMEWDEAQRFPTELVPKLAELGTLGAVFPTEFGGSGLSYPEYVVLIEEISRVDGSIGLFLAAHNSLCVNHIYLCGTEEQKKRYLPDLCTGKKIGAWALTEPGSGSDAGSARTAAVRDGDFYVLNGTKNFITNASLAETHVLMAMTASGAGHHGLSAFIIERGTPGFSIGRKENKLGMRASDTSGLILEDCRVPAKNLLGREGSGFPDALKVLDGGRISIAALGLGMAQGAYEHALKYAKQRKQFGKPIADFEAIQFKLADMATEIEAARQLTLYAAELKQRGRRTTKESSMAKLYSSEVAVRVANEAVQIHGGYGFIKDFPVEKYYRDVKLCTIGEGTSEIQRLVISRQILE, encoded by the coding sequence ATGACTACGGACTTGAAGGAAGAAACTGAGATCCTGCGCCAATCGATCCGCGACTTTGCAGAAAGCGAGATCGCCCCGCATGTCATGGAATGGGATGAAGCGCAGCGCTTCCCGACTGAGCTGGTGCCCAAGCTGGCGGAACTCGGCACGCTGGGCGCGGTTTTTCCAACCGAATTCGGCGGCAGCGGGCTTTCCTATCCCGAGTACGTTGTGCTGATCGAGGAAATCTCGCGCGTGGACGGTTCGATCGGGCTGTTCCTGGCGGCACATAACTCGCTGTGCGTCAACCACATCTACCTATGCGGCACCGAGGAGCAGAAAAAACGCTACCTTCCCGACCTGTGCACGGGCAAAAAGATCGGGGCGTGGGCTCTGACCGAGCCGGGGTCCGGCAGCGACGCCGGCAGTGCGCGTACAGCCGCGGTCCGGGATGGCGACTTCTATGTCTTGAATGGTACGAAGAATTTTATTACCAACGCGTCCTTGGCCGAGACTCACGTCCTGATGGCAATGACGGCTTCAGGGGCAGGCCATCACGGTCTCTCCGCCTTTATCATCGAGCGCGGTACGCCCGGATTTTCGATCGGCAGGAAAGAAAACAAGCTCGGCATGCGCGCCAGCGACACGTCGGGCCTCATCCTCGAGGACTGCCGGGTGCCGGCGAAGAACCTCTTGGGAAGGGAAGGAAGCGGATTCCCCGATGCCCTGAAAGTCCTGGATGGTGGCCGTATTTCCATCGCGGCCCTGGGGCTGGGAATGGCTCAGGGGGCTTACGAGCATGCTCTGAAGTACGCAAAGCAGAGGAAGCAATTCGGCAAGCCCATTGCCGATTTCGAGGCCATCCAATTCAAGCTTGCCGACATGGCGACGGAGATCGAGGCCGCACGGCAATTGACGTTGTACGCGGCCGAACTCAAACAGCGTGGCAGGCGCACCACCAAGGAATCGTCGATGGCCAAGCTTTATTCCTCTGAGGTCGCGGTGCGGGTAGCCAACGAGGCGGTACAAATCCACGGAGGATATGGATTCATCAAGGATTTTCCAGTCGAAAAGTACTATCGCGACGTGAAGCTCTGTACCATCGGCGAGGGCACGAGCGAGATTCAGCGACTGGTAATTTCCCGCCAAATACTCGAATAA